The DNA sequence AAAACCGTAGTCCGGAAGGAAAGTATCGCGCCACCGCAACACGGCATCGTGGTATTTCTTCGGCAGGGTGGTCGTCGTGACAGCCATGGCAACCTCTCTCTTCAGTCTGATTCCGACCGGCCTCGTCCGATGAAGCCGGCGTTCCGTTCCGCGAACTGCGACCTAACTCCTCGGCGTAGGCTTTTAGGCTGCGAAGGGAATCTCACAGCCCGCGACCGAGCCCACAGGGCGAGGCGGCGGCGAAGCCGCCGTGGACGGGGTGAGCCCGAAAGATCCTTTCGGGCGAGGGGACGCCCAGCCCCCATTCTAGAAAACAACCAGCAGGATTGCTGAAGTAATGGGCGAAGCCCTGTTCAGCAGTCGTGCTGGAGACGGCGAACGTATGGGCGAAGACTCGCCGGCTCGAATCCCAGGGCGCTGAAAAACTCGCCAAGGTCCTGCCGTTCGTCGTCTACGAAGGTCCGCACCGCCTTCGCACCGCGTCCCCGGAAGTGCTCGAACATCGCCTCGGCCATCTTGCGCCCGACCGATTGGCCGCGCCGCGCCGGATCGACCCCGAGCACCTCGACCCAACCGGTGGGCTCGTCGAGACCGAACTCGCCGGAGCGTACTTCGCCGAGCATGAAGCCGACCACTTCACCGCCTATCTCGGCCACCAGGGAAGCATCTGGATCCCGCCGTAGGTAATAGCCTACACGGCGCTCCCAAACGTCCGGCTGGTACCGGCCGGAGATCTTTTCGTCAATCGCTCCAATCGCCTCGAGGTCCAACTCATCGAGGGCGCGGACTTGAATCGAGCTTTCAGTCATGGTCGTCCGTCAGCCGGGCGCCTAAGACGTGCAGCGCCCGGGAGATGCTCCCATTCTATGCGGGAACGGTGCCACCGGCAAATGGATCTGCGATCACAGCAGGGAGCGGCGAGGGAACACCGACCTGGGACTTCGTACCTGAGGAATGAATCGCTAACCGGACTGTCGAACCTGATCGAGGCGTCGCTCGACTTCGCGCAGCAAGGCTGCCGTCAGTTCCTTGCGCTCGGCTGCCTGATGAAGCAACAAGTACGCAGCGAGAGCTTCTTTCTCGACCCGGTGGGCCTTGAACACGGCCAGCATTTCAGTTGCGAGGCGGAGAACCTCGGAATGCCGTCGCTGCTGCGACAGGAGGCCGGCGAGATCGAGCGAGACCAGGGCCGCGTCGATCGGAATGCCCTGCTCGATAAAGCGCTTTCGCGCCTCCTGGAAGCAGCCCTCGGCCTGGTCCGGACGATCGAGGGAGCGAGCGATCATGCCCTCGAGCCACTGAAGGTGAACGAGGGCCACGCGATCTCCACAGCTCAAATAGAGCGGCCGTGCTTGCGACAGAAGGGCCAGAGCTTCTCGGCTGTTCCCACACTCGTGCAAGGACCAAAGGAGGTTGTGCCAGCCGGCAAGAGCCAGACGGGCATCCTCCGAGGGGTCCACCAAAGACATGGCCTCGCGAACCAGTCGAATCTCCTGCTCGTGCTGCCCTTCTTGCGCGTAGAGGAAGGCCAAATTCATCGTACTTCTGCCGGCCAGATGTTTCTTTCCGATCGCGAGATACAGCAAGCGAGCCATCTCCGCCGCGAGGCGTCCTTCTCGGAAACGCTCGAGCACGCCACACAAACTGGCACGAACCTCCAAATAGAAGGCCAGCCCGTCCACCGCGCCGGTCCCCTGCAAGAGGTTCTCCTTCGCCGACTCCAGAGCGCTCATCGCCTCGACCAAGGACTCGTTCGACCGGAGGAAGTTCGCTAAATAGCCGTAACAACGCGCTCGCAGATCAGCCAGCGCAAGGTCGCCTTCGATGTCCCCATCGAGCCGCTCCGCCACGCTGACCGCGAAGCGGCAAAGCTCTTCGGCCCGATGAGGATCGTCATATCTCAGCGCCCAGGCCAGCTCGACCATCGCCTCGGCGACTCCCCACCTGCGGTAGGCCTCTGAATTCTCCACCTTCAAGACCTGCCGTGCTGGGGGAAGGGAACCGAGATCGATGACCCGCTGGACGTCTACGGTGCTAGCGCATCCGGATTCTGAAGTCTCGAACTCGTCCAGGCAGACGCCTAGCAGTTGACGTCCCCTCGCCGCGCCTTCAGCCGATTCGCAGTCTGGGTTCCAGGCGAAAAAGCTACCGGGTTTTGAATGATCCAATTCCCGATCCAAAACCGTGAAGGACTGGCGGATCAGCCGTAGCTGAGCACAGCACACCTCACATCCTTCCACCAAATGCCGGAGGGTTAGGCGTGTAGCGTCCACCGGCAAGTCGGCAAGCAAGAACCCCGTCAACGTGGACGAGTCTGGATGGACTTTTGATGTAGTCAAAGCCATATAGAAACCAGTGACATAGCACCTTGGCGCTGGAGCATTACCTCTTGGCAGATGATAGCAGCATCAAACCAAGAGATTCAACAGCTCCGCTCTCGCAGCCGAGTCCTCGGTGCACCTCGGACTCGGCACAAGTCAGTGGCCCCAGACTCCAGGGGTCTTTCGGTTCTGCCGCCTCCCAGCAGAATCGTTGGGGACTTCTTAGGTGGCCCGGCTATGGCAACAGGCCCCCCGGACCCTTAGCTGAGGCTTCGTCCCATCGGGTCGAGTCCCGGGCCCCGCTCGTTGTCCGACGTGGGTCCGAAGCGCTCCATGAGCCACTCGTAAATCTCTACGAAAAGACTCACAGAGGAAGTGTCTTCCTGGGCCCCGGCCGCTTCGGCCTCATCCGCGAAAGCAAAACCGACAGGCATGGTGAGCAGGGCGACGACGACAAACACGACAGATAGACGACGCAGGGTAACGAAAGTGCGCATAACAAATCTCCCCTTGCCGGAGCGACGAGGAACCGGAATTGGTTTTCGACGTCCGACTTCCAGTGAATAGGTTGCCGCTTGACGGCGATCCGAGACAGCTAAGAACAAATTTCAGAATAATCTCTTATGTGACATATTTTATGTCAATTCGCGACCGGAAGCAAAGATAGAGTATAAGTCCCGGCATACGTATCCCGGAAACTTCCCGGAAGAATAACTCCTGAACAGGAAAAAGGCACCCCGCCAAG is a window from the Acidobacteriota bacterium genome containing:
- a CDS encoding GNAT family N-acetyltransferase, which translates into the protein MTESSIQVRALDELDLEAIGAIDEKISGRYQPDVWERRVGYYLRRDPDASLVAEIGGEVVGFMLGEVRSGEFGLDEPTGWVEVLGVDPARRGQSVGRKMAEAMFEHFRGRGAKAVRTFVDDERQDLGEFFSALGFEPASLRPYVRRLQHDC